The Anaerotignum propionicum DSM 1682 sequence GATTTTAATTTCCTTTTTGTTACTCATATTTAGGCAGTGGAAGTAAAATCTTTGAGAGACGGTAGTTTATGAAAATTACGCTTGTAGAGCGAATTTGCAAAAAAATATTTTTAATTTTGCGTAGCATTAAAGGCATCCGCAACTCCTGCTGCAGTCAAATTACGGAGACATCGGCAAGTACCATATTCAAATGTGCAACTTATATCAGGTAATTGTCTGCGAGAATTGATATACTGGAGAAAGGAGTGAAGCTAATGTCTATACAAACAATAGAAACAATGGCAAAGTGGGTAGAAAATAACATAACGGAAAATCCAAGCTTGCAGGACATGTCATCATATGTTGGTTATTCACCGTATTACTGCTCTACAAAGTTTCGGGAGCACATGGGTATGACATATAAACAATTTCTTGCCCAATGTAAGTTAAAAGCAGCTGCTTATGATCTTTGCGTAACCGATGAAAAATAACCGATATTGCTTTTCGATATGGGTACTCGTCATCTGAAGCATTTGCTAGAGCTTTTTCTCAAGCATTTCAATGCTCGCCACGCCAATATCGGAAAGCTTCTGTTTTTTCTCTTGGCTCACCTTAGTCCATAGGATATATTGCTTACTCTGAATTTGTAAATGCGAGGAGATAAAATGTCTGACAAATTTGGAAGAAATGATCTCTGCTGGTGCGGCAGCGGTCGAAAGTATAAGAAATGTCATGGCCCTATTGAGGAGCGAATTGAAATTTATCGCTTAAAGGGATATGAAGTACCTCATCGAAGATTGCTTAAAACAAAACAACAGATCGAAGGTATTCGAGAATGCAGCAAACGAAACATCGCTTTATTGGATTTCATTGCAAATTTTGTGATTGGCGGAATCACCACAGAAGAACTTGATCGGCTCATCTTTGAAAAAACCAAGGAATTGGGAGGTGTTCCGGCAACACTTAATTATGACGGATACCCCAAGAGTATGTGTATCTCAATCAATGAGATTGTATGTCATGGTATACCCTCTGATCGTGTATTCCTGCGAAACGGTGATATTGTAAATATTGATGTGTCTACAATTTACAAC is a genomic window containing:
- a CDS encoding AraC family transcriptional regulator, giving the protein MAFRYGYSSSEAFARAFSQAFQCSPRQYRKASVFSLGSP
- a CDS encoding AraC family transcriptional regulator codes for the protein MSIQTIETMAKWVENNITENPSLQDMSSYVGYSPYYCSTKFREHMGMTYKQFLAQCKLKAAAYDLCVTDEK